The genomic region GATGGCGACGAGGCGTTCGAGTTCGGCTTCGCGCAGCGTCATGCCTTCACCGGAGGTCGCCCCCAGGATGAAGCCGTCGACGGCCTGCCCGCTGTAATGCCGTGTCAGCCGGCGCAGCGACCTCTCGTCGAGAGCGCCGTCGCGAAACGGCGTTATCAGCGGCAGCCAGAGCCCGTGCAATTGTTCCTGTAGTCCGGTCATGTTCCATCTCCTTCTCGGGAAAAATCCTGAGACGGGGCACATGAAAAAAACCCCGTCCAGGCGGCGGGGTTTTCGAAGTTTCGGCTCGCGATGACGAAGGCTGTTAGCGCGCGCAAAAATCCGAGGTCCCCAGATGGGGGCCTTTTTTCGAGGCGACTGCCTGCGAAGAGATTGCGCACGACTTCGTGATCATTCGCAAATGATGCGGGGTAAGCATGGAACTGTCAATACACGCGGAGGGCGATGGCCGGATTTGCCAAAAAAAGCCGGGCTCGATCGAGCCCGGCTTAAGGTATTGGCCACGTGAGGCCGACACAATCACCTTCCAAGAGGGATTACTGAACTCCCGCGCCACTGGAGGAGGGGGACAAATGCGCAACGCGAAGGCTCAGCGTAGAAACATTATGGGCTAGCCTCGCGCCATGCATCAAGCGTCCAAGCCGCATGTCAGACATGCGGAAATCAGGACGGCCAGCGCTGCGCTTTGCTCACCACGAAGTCGCGGAACACTTGCACGCGCGCGACCGTCTTCAGCTCTTCCGGATAAACAAAATACGTATCGAGCTGGATCGAATCCGATTCGCCGAACAGCTGCACGAGGCGGCTCTGTTCTTCGATCAGATAGTCCGGCAGCGCCGCGATGCCGAGGCCCTGCTGACAGGCGCGGACGAGGCCGAGAATGTTGTTGACCCTGAAATAGGCTTCGCGCGGACCCGAGCCGTTGCGCCCCGCTTCGACCAGCCAGTTGCGGTTCTGAAGATGCGGGGCGAAGTTGCCGTCAGAGAGCGTGATGATGCGGTGGGAGTCGAGCTCCTCCAGCGTGCGCGGCGTGCCGAAGCGCTTGATGTAATCAGGCGAGCAATAGGCGTGGAAGCCCATCGCGAACAGCTTGCGCTGAATGAGATCCGGCTGCGTCGGCTTGCGGGTGCGGATCGCGACGTCGGCCTCCCGCATCGACAGGTCGAGCTCCTCGTCGGTGACGATCAGCGAGATCCGGATTTCCGGATAGAGCGCGGTGAATTCGCCGAGCCTGGGGATCAGCCAGTTGATGCCGACGCCGGGCGTGGTGGTGATCTTGAGATCGCCACTCGGCCGCTCGCGGCTGTCGGTCAGTTTCGCGCGCGCCGCCTGCAGCTGCATGAAGACGTCATGGGCGGTGCGGAACAGGAGGTCGCCCTGTTCGGTGAGGATCAGGCCGCGGGCGTGGCGGTGGAACAGCGAGACCGAGAGCTCCTGCTCCAGTGCCGAGACCTGGCGTGACACCGCCGATTGCGACAGGCCGAGCTGCTCGCCCGCGTGCGTGAAGCTGCCCGCTTCCGCCGCGGCGTGAAACACCTTCAGCTTGTCCCAGTCCATATCCGTAAATCCGTCGCGTGTTCTTGCCATGATGTCTATTCCGCTGCCGCGCGCTCGCTGGCGCGCAGGGCCAAAAATCGTTCCGCCTCGAGCGCCGCCATGCAGCCGAGGCCGGCCGCCGTGACCGCCTGACGATAGGTCTCGTCGGCGACGTCGCCGGCGGCGAACAGGCCGGGGACCGAGGTCGCGGTCGAGTTCGGGGCGACCTCGACATAGCCCGACGGTTTCAGCTTGACCTGCCCAGCCACGAGCTCGGTCGCCGGGGCATGCCCGATGGCGATGAAGACGCCGTCGGTCGGCACATCGGTCAACGCGCCGGACTTGACGTTCTTCAGTCGCACATGGGTGACCTTGTTCGGGTTCTCGGTGCCGCAGATCTCGTCGACGGCTGAGTCCCAGACCACCTTGATCTTCGGGTGCTTGAACAGACGCTCCTGCAGGATGCGTTCGGCGCGGAAGTGATCGCGACGATGCACGATGGTGACCTGCGAGGCATGGTTGGTGAGATACAGGGCTTCTTCGACCGCGGTATTGCCGCCGCCGACCACCACGACTTGCTTGTTGCGGTAGAAGAAGCCGTCACAGGTGGCACAGGCCGACACGCCGCCGCCCTGGAATTTCGCTTCGGACGGCAGCCCGAGCCAGCGCGCCTGGGCGCCGGTGGCGAGGATCACGGTGTCGGCGAGATAGACGTCACCGCTATCGCAGGTGAGGCGAAAGGGTCGCTGCGAGGTGTCGAGCTTCGTCACCAGATCGGTCTTGATCTGGGTGCCCACATGCAGCGCCTGCTTCTCCATCTGCTCCATCAGCCAGGGGCCCTGGATCACGTCGGCGAAGCCGGGATAGTTCTCGACGTCGGTGGTGATGGTGAGCTGGCCGCCTGCCTGGATGCCCTGGATCAGGATCGGCTCGAGCATCGCGCGCGCGGCGTAGATCGCCGCCGTGTAGCCTGCGGGGCCGGAGCCGATGATGACGACCTTTGCATGGACAGCGGCGGACATTTCGACAGATGCCTTTCACGGGGGACTGCAGCGCGGGCGCGGAACGTGCCGGGAGGCCTCGCGGAGGCGCTGAAATATCAGAGGTAATCTAAGCCTTCTGGTGAGCTATGCAAGAATTGCATTCCCTATCGGCGGATTTTTCCAACAGGGAACAAAAGTCGATTGCGCTGCACGCGCAATAAAATTGCGCCGGTCGTGCGGTCTGGGCTATGAGGATTGCGACAAAGCCACCGATACCGCCGCAAGACCAGGAGTTCCAATCACGTGTCGCGGAACCTAGACGAGATCGACCTGAAGATTCTCACCGAGATTCAGGCCGACGGTCGAATCACGAATGTCGAGCTGGCCAAGCGCGTCGGCATTTCGCCCCCGCCCTGCCTGCGCCGCGTGCGGGCGCTGGAGGAGGAGGGGTATATCCACGGCTATCGCGGGCTTCTGGATGCACGCAAGCTCGGCTTCGACGTCACGGTGTTTGCCGCAGTGCACCTCTCCAGCCAGGCGGAGGCCGATTTGCGCGCCTTCGAGGAGTTCGTCCGCGCCGAGCCGCTGGTGCGCGAGTGCTGGATGCTGTCGGGCGAAGTCGATTTCATCCTGAAATGCGTCGCACCCGACATGGCCACCTTCCAGGATTTCGTCACCCACCTGACCGCCGCCCCGCACGTCCGCAACGTGCGGACCTCGCTGGTGCTGCACAATTCGAAATACGAGGCGGCCGTGCCGCTCGACGTGAGAGGAAGAAGGTAGTTCGTCCTCTCCCCGCAGGCGGAGCGAGGTGGAGTAAGCCGCACCCCCTCGGCAACACTAGATACAAAAGGCCGCGCATCGCGCGGCCTTTTCAAATCACGCGCGACGGCAAATCGTTACCGCCACTCCACCTTGGTGATCTCATAAGCCTTGGCGCCGCCGGGTGCGTTGACCTCCACTGTTGAGCCCTTCTTCTTGCCGATCAGCGCGCGCGCGAGCGGCGAGGTGATGGAGATGCGGCCCTTCTTGGCGTCGGCCTCGACCTCGCCGACGATCTGCCACACCGTCTTCTTTTCGGTGTCCTCGTCGACCAGTGTCACGGTCGCGCCGAACTTGATGGTGTCGCCGGACAGCTTCGAGATGTCGATGATGTCGGCGCGCGCCAGCTTGTCCTCGAGCTCGGCGATGCGGCCTTCATTGTGGGACTGCTCTTCCTTCGCGGCGTGGTATTCCGCGTTCTCCGAAAGGTCTCCGTGCGAGCGCGCCTCGGCGATATGCTCGATGATCCGCGGACGGTCCTCCGACTGGCGCTTCTTCAGTTCTTCCCCGAGCGCGGCAAAGCCGCCCGCTGTCATCGGTACCTTTTCCATCTCTTCTCTCGTCCTTCGGTCGCGCGCGCCCTGAAAAGTCAGCGCGCACGCAACTTGATTCGTCAGTCTGTCCGGGGGCTCAACGCGCGTGCCGCCGAACGTTCATATGGGCTTGGCACCGGAACAGAACAACCATATGGCCGGACAGTTCCTCCGGCCATAGTGGCTTCACCGCCAATCACTTAACAGAAGGTTGGGCCTTCCGCTCGCGATCAGGTTTCCGAAAAGTAGCTCTGCAGGGTCCGAACCTCAAGGTCCCCGCCCAGATAGGCGCGGATGCCCTGCGCGGCCGCCACGGCCCCGGAAAGAGTGGTGTAATACGGCACTTTATGCAAGAGGGCCGCGCGCCGCAGAGAACGGCTGTCGGCGAGCGCCTGCGGGCCTTCGGTGGTGTTGAAGACGAGCTGGACGTCGCCATTGGTGATGGCATCGACGATGTGCGGCCGGCCCTCCAGCACCTTGTTCACCTTCTCGGTCGGGATCCCCTGGTCGGTCAGGAAGCGGGCCGTGCCCGACGTCGCCAGCACCTTGAAGCCGAGCGAATGCAGCTCGCGAACGGCCTCGGTGATGCGCGTCTTGTCGCTCTCGCGAACCGAAACGAACACCGTGCCCTTGCGCGGCACCCGCGTGCCGCCGCCGAGCTGGCTCTTGGCGAACGCCACCGCAAAGGAGCGGTCGATGCCCATGACCTCGCCGGTCGAGCGCATCTCGGGGCCGAGCACGGTATCGACCCCGGGGAAGCGGGCGAACGGAAACACCGATTCCTTCACGCCGACATGATCGAGGTTCGCCTTCTTCAGCTTGAAATCGGCAAGCTTCTCGCCGGCCATGACGCGCGCCGCGATCTTCGCGACAGGCGTACCGACCACCTTGGCGACAAAGGGCACCGTGCGCGAGGCCCGCGGATTGACTTCGAGCACGTAGATCTCGCCGTCCTTGATGGCGTATTGCACATTCATCAGGCCGACGACGTCGAGGCCGAGGGCCAGCTCGCGGGTCTGCCGCTCCAGCTCCTCGATCATCTTGTCGTCCAGCGAGTGCGGCGGCAGCGAGCAGGCGCTGTCGCCGGAATGGATGCCGGCTTCCTCGATGTGCTCCATGATGCCGACGATGAAGGTGTCCTTGCCGTCGCAGAGGCAGTCGACGTCGATCTCGGTCGCATCGGACAGATAGCGGTCGAACAGCAGCGGATTCTTGCCGAGCACGGTGTTGATCTGGCCGGTCTTGTCGTTCGGGTAGCGCGCCTTGACGTCGCCCGGCACCAGCTCCGGCAGCGTGCCGAGCAGGTAATCGCTGAGCTGGTTTTCCTCGCGGACGATTTGCATCGCGCGGCCGCCGAGCACGTAGGACGGGCGCACCACCAGGGGCAGCCCGAGATCGGTTGCGACCAGGCGCGCTTGCTCCACCGAATAGGCGATGCCGTTCTTGGGCTGCTTCAGCCGCAGCTTGTCGAGCACCCGCTTGAAGCGGTCGCGGTCTTCCGCAAGGTCGATGGCGTCGGGCGAGGTGCCGAGGATCGGCACTTCGGCGGCTTCCAGCGCACGCGCGAGCTTGAGCGGGGTCTGGCCGCCGAACTGCACGATGACGCCGTGCAGCGTGCCGTTGGTGCGTTCCTTCGCGATGATCTCCAGCACGTCCTCGGCGGTGAGCGGCTCGAAATAGAGCCGATCGGCGGTGTCGTAGTCGGTCGACACCGTCTCCGGGTTGCAGTTGACCATGATGGATTCGTAGCCGGCGTCGTGCAGCGCGAAGCAGGCGTGACAGCAGCAATAGTCGAACTCGATGCCCTGGCCGATGCGGTTCGGTCCGCCGCCGAGGATGATGACCTTCTTCCTGTCGGACGGCGAGCTCTCGTCCGCAGGCGTGCCCGCGAATGGCGCCTCATAGGTCGAGTACATGTAGGCGGTGGGCGAAGCGAACTCGGCCGCGCAGGTATCGATGCGCTTGTAGACCGGGCGAACGCCGAGCGCGTGGCGCTTCGCCGTGACCTCGGCCTCCGTCGTCTCCGCGATCACCGCGAGCCGGGCATCGGAGAAGCCCATGGCCTTGAGCGTGCGCATGCCGAAGGCGTTGCCCGGCAGGCCGTTCTTGCGGACCTTCGCTTCCATCTCGACGATGCCGCGCATCTCGCTGAGGAACCACGGATCGATCTTGCAGGAATTGAAGATCTCCTCGTCCGACCAGCCGAGCCGCATCGCCTGCGCGACCTGGAGCAGCCGGTTCGGTGTCGGCGTGCCCAGCGCAGCGCGGATCGCATTCTTGTCGTCGTCGCGGCCGAGGCCTTCGATCTCGATCTCGTCAAGTCCGGTGAGGCCGGTCTCGAGCCCGCGCAATGCTTTCTGAAGGCTTTCCTGGAAGGTGCGGCCGATCGCCATGACTTCGCCGACCGACTTCATCGACGTAGTCAGCGTGGTGGAGGCACCGGGGAATTTCTCGAAAGCGAAACGCGGCACCTTGGTGACGACATAGTCGATCGTCGGCTCGAACGAGGCCGGCGTGGCGCCGCCGGTGATGTCGTTGGCGATTTCGTCGAGCGTGTAGCCGACCGCAAGCTTGGCGGCGACCTTTGCGATCGGAAAGCCGGTAGCTTTCGAAGCCAGTGCGGAAGAGCGCGACACGCGCGGGTTCATCTCGATGACGACCATGCGGCCGTCTTCCGGGTTGACGCCGAACTGCACGTTGGAGCCGCCGGTCTCGACGCCGATCTCGCGCAGCACCGCCAGCGAGGCGTCGCGCATGATCTGGTATTCCTTGTCGGTCAGCGTCAGCGCCGGCGCCACCGTGATGGAATCGCCGGTGTGCACGCCCATCGGATCGAGGTTCTCGATCGAGCACACGATGATGCAATTGTCGTTCTTGTCGCGCACCACCTCCATCTCGTACTCTTTCCAGCCGAGCACGGATTCTTCGATCAGCACTTCGTTGGTGGGAGACGCATCCAGGCCGCGCTCGATGATGTCGAGGAACTCTTCCTTGTTGTAGGCAATGCCGCCGCCGGTGCCGCCCATGGTGAAGGAGGGGCGGATGATCGCGGGCAGGCCGATCTCGGACAGCGCCATCAGCGCCTGGCCAAGCGCATATTCCTGGTAGCGCTTGCGGCGGTCGCTTTCGCCGAGTGCCCATTGCCGCTCGAGCTCTTCGAGTGCAGCGCCCGATGCCTTGGCGCGTTCGGCCTGGTACTTGTCGCGGAAGGACTTCTTCAGGGCGGAGGCGTTGGCGAGCCGCGACTTCGGCGTCTCGAGCCCGATCTTGGTCATGGCCTCGCGGAACAGCTGGCGGTCCTCGGCCTTGTCGATCGCGTCCGCGGTGGCGCCGATCATCTCGACGTCATACTTTTCCAGCGTGCCTTGCTGGCGCAGCGAGAGCGCGCAGTTCAGCGCGGTCTGTCCGCCCATGGTCGGCAGCAGCGCGAAGCCGCCCGGAATGACGTGACGTTCCTTCTCGATGATTTTCGCGACGATCTCGGGCGTGATCGGCTCGATATAGGTCGCATCGGCCAATTCGGGGTCGGTCATGATGGTGGCCGGATTGGAATTGACGAGGACGATGCGATAGCCCTCTTCCTTCAGCGTCTTCACCGCCTGGGTGCCCGAATAGTCGAACTCGCAGGCTTGGCCGATCACGATGGGACCGGCGCCGATGATCAGGATGGTGGTGATGTCTGTACGTTTGGGCATCAACTCTCGCCGAAGTGGAATCTGGGCACAAAAAGGGCGCGCCTGCTGCGCGTCCCTTTGGCCGAGAGCGCGGTGGTCCCCCCTCGCGCGCGGGGTGGGTCTTAGACCAGTT from Bradyrhizobium lupini harbors:
- a CDS encoding Lrp/AsnC family transcriptional regulator; amino-acid sequence: MSRNLDEIDLKILTEIQADGRITNVELAKRVGISPPPCLRRVRALEEEGYIHGYRGLLDARKLGFDVTVFAAVHLSSQAEADLRAFEEFVRAEPLVRECWMLSGEVDFILKCVAPDMATFQDFVTHLTAAPHVRNVRTSLVLHNSKYEAAVPLDVRGRR
- the greA gene encoding transcription elongation factor GreA, producing the protein MEKVPMTAGGFAALGEELKKRQSEDRPRIIEHIAEARSHGDLSENAEYHAAKEEQSHNEGRIAELEDKLARADIIDISKLSGDTIKFGATVTLVDEDTEKKTVWQIVGEVEADAKKGRISITSPLARALIGKKKGSTVEVNAPGGAKAYEITKVEWR
- a CDS encoding LysR family transcriptional regulator, with amino-acid sequence MARTRDGFTDMDWDKLKVFHAAAEAGSFTHAGEQLGLSQSAVSRQVSALEQELSVSLFHRHARGLILTEQGDLLFRTAHDVFMQLQAARAKLTDSRERPSGDLKITTTPGVGINWLIPRLGEFTALYPEIRISLIVTDEELDLSMREADVAIRTRKPTQPDLIQRKLFAMGFHAYCSPDYIKRFGTPRTLEELDSHRIITLSDGNFAPHLQNRNWLVEAGRNGSGPREAYFRVNNILGLVRACQQGLGIAALPDYLIEEQSRLVQLFGESDSIQLDTYFVYPEELKTVARVQVFRDFVVSKAQRWPS
- the carB gene encoding carbamoyl-phosphate synthase large subunit, producing the protein MPKRTDITTILIIGAGPIVIGQACEFDYSGTQAVKTLKEEGYRIVLVNSNPATIMTDPELADATYIEPITPEIVAKIIEKERHVIPGGFALLPTMGGQTALNCALSLRQQGTLEKYDVEMIGATADAIDKAEDRQLFREAMTKIGLETPKSRLANASALKKSFRDKYQAERAKASGAALEELERQWALGESDRRKRYQEYALGQALMALSEIGLPAIIRPSFTMGGTGGGIAYNKEEFLDIIERGLDASPTNEVLIEESVLGWKEYEMEVVRDKNDNCIIVCSIENLDPMGVHTGDSITVAPALTLTDKEYQIMRDASLAVLREIGVETGGSNVQFGVNPEDGRMVVIEMNPRVSRSSALASKATGFPIAKVAAKLAVGYTLDEIANDITGGATPASFEPTIDYVVTKVPRFAFEKFPGASTTLTTSMKSVGEVMAIGRTFQESLQKALRGLETGLTGLDEIEIEGLGRDDDKNAIRAALGTPTPNRLLQVAQAMRLGWSDEEIFNSCKIDPWFLSEMRGIVEMEAKVRKNGLPGNAFGMRTLKAMGFSDARLAVIAETTEAEVTAKRHALGVRPVYKRIDTCAAEFASPTAYMYSTYEAPFAGTPADESSPSDRKKVIILGGGPNRIGQGIEFDYCCCHACFALHDAGYESIMVNCNPETVSTDYDTADRLYFEPLTAEDVLEIIAKERTNGTLHGVIVQFGGQTPLKLARALEAAEVPILGTSPDAIDLAEDRDRFKRVLDKLRLKQPKNGIAYSVEQARLVATDLGLPLVVRPSYVLGGRAMQIVREENQLSDYLLGTLPELVPGDVKARYPNDKTGQINTVLGKNPLLFDRYLSDATEIDVDCLCDGKDTFIVGIMEHIEEAGIHSGDSACSLPPHSLDDKMIEELERQTRELALGLDVVGLMNVQYAIKDGEIYVLEVNPRASRTVPFVAKVVGTPVAKIAARVMAGEKLADFKLKKANLDHVGVKESVFPFARFPGVDTVLGPEMRSTGEVMGIDRSFAVAFAKSQLGGGTRVPRKGTVFVSVRESDKTRITEAVRELHSLGFKVLATSGTARFLTDQGIPTEKVNKVLEGRPHIVDAITNGDVQLVFNTTEGPQALADSRSLRRAALLHKVPYYTTLSGAVAAAQGIRAYLGGDLEVRTLQSYFSET
- the trxB gene encoding thioredoxin-disulfide reductase translates to MSAAVHAKVVIIGSGPAGYTAAIYAARAMLEPILIQGIQAGGQLTITTDVENYPGFADVIQGPWLMEQMEKQALHVGTQIKTDLVTKLDTSQRPFRLTCDSGDVYLADTVILATGAQARWLGLPSEAKFQGGGVSACATCDGFFYRNKQVVVVGGGNTAVEEALYLTNHASQVTIVHRRDHFRAERILQERLFKHPKIKVVWDSAVDEICGTENPNKVTHVRLKNVKSGALTDVPTDGVFIAIGHAPATELVAGQVKLKPSGYVEVAPNSTATSVPGLFAAGDVADETYRQAVTAAGLGCMAALEAERFLALRASERAAAE